CCTTCGCCACCTTCTTCGCGCACAAACTGCTGGACCTGAAGCATGGCCGGAATAATGCCTTGCTGGTCTATCCCAAAGAGCTCGAATGGTTGCCGAGAATCGAACGGGAAAACTATCGCTTCAGTTCTTTCTACAGCACTCTGCATCGGGGCGAGTTGCAGCCGCCGTTGACGGAAATGCAAAACTACCGCCACGTGGGGAATCTGTTCAGCGCCGCTTACGATCGAGGCAGCAAGATCATCGGCATCATCGAAGATCAGATGGGCGAACAGGCCTTTCTGGAGTTCATGCACGTCCTTTACCACAAGTACTATTTTCGAGTGCTTCGAGCCCGCGAGCTGCAGATGGAATTGGAGAAGTTCACCGGCCGCAGCTGGGACGAATTTTTCAAACGCTGGCTCTACAACATCGGCATGACCGACTGGGCGGTGAATAGCGTTCAGGTGCAGACGCTGCCGAAGAAGCTAGTGAACATTAACGATAAAGCCAACAACCCGGAGGCGAAGCAGAAGGAATATCAGTACAAGGCGACGGTCGTATTGCAGCAGAAAGCGGAGTACAACGAGCCGACGACGCTGGGCGTCAGCTTCGACGGAAAGGAATACGCGGTCCGCGTGCCGGTAGGCATGGTATCGCAGCCGGCGGAGCTTCAAGACCCGCCAGCCACCATTTCGCCGTTGCCGGGTAATAAGCTTCAGGTGGAACTCTACCTGACCGATGAGCCGAAGCAGATAACGGTCGATCCGGATAAGATCCTGCCCGATGCGAACCCGGCCAACAACTACTGGAAGAGCGACCCGCGCATTCGCTTAACACCTTTGTACACGTTTCTCGATGAAACGCCGATGACGACCGATTATCATCGCTGGAACATAACCATAGGCCCCTGGTTTTATGGGCCGAGCTATTTCGATCCCTGGTATAACCGCTCCGATATTATGGGGGTACGGGCCGGGGCTTACCTCACGGAAAGTTTCACGGGGGGGGTCTACGCCGGTTATCGTACCGATCAACGCGACCTGGCCGTCGGCTTCGATGGAGTGCTGAAACACTGGCCGGACGGCTGCATGGAAACCGGCTTCCATGCGGAAAAAAGTCTGGTCAACTTCGATGGTCAGCAGACCGATATCGATCGAGTCTCGTTGTATACTCGATATATCATCACCCCGACTTCTTCGCTGTATACCGCTCCTACGCAGTACATCGAGGGATTCACTTCCTGGCAGAAAAACGATCTGCCCCAACCGCGCGAATATATGCCCGGTTTGACCCGGCTGATCGATCAGACCAATGTCGGCCTGCATTATCATTTGGATCTACTGACCCCTTATTGGGATCCGGAAATGGGAGCCCGATTCGATGCGACCTACGCCGCGGGTCTCCCCATCCTCGGGGAATCCGTGACTACTCAACAGGTGACGGCCCAACTCTCCGGCGTGGTCATGCCGCCTGAATGGACCGGCTGGTTCAGCCAGACAAAACTGGCCTGGCGCGCCTGGGGTGCTTACGGTGGTCCCGATAAATATGCACTATTCACGTTGGGCGGCAGCGAGCTGTTCCGAGGTTTCGATCAGAATGAACGGCAGGGGAATGCCGGCTGGATCGGCTCCCTCGAATGGCGCGTGCCCATCCTGACCGAATCGCGATTGAGCATTGTGGATCAAACCGTCGGGTTAAGAAATCTGGCTCTGGCGCCGTTCTACGACGTGGGCAACATGTACTCCGACGGTAAATCTTACGGGCCGCCGGTGCATGCCGTGGGCGTGGGTTTGCGGATGGACGTGGCCTGGTTCAGCTTTATCGAACGGACTTCGCTGCGTATCGATATTGCCAAGACTCTCAACGCCGCCACGCCTACACAACTCTGGTTCGGGATCACGCATCCGTTTTGATTTATTGATTGGGTGGGGATTTAATTCACCGGGTGGGGATTTGAATCACCGGGTGAGGATTGAATCACCGGGTGAGGATTGAATCACCGGGTGGCGCTTCGCTTACCCGGTGCTGATCTCTGAAGCCCCTCCGGGGCAAAATACAAATGGAACCCCGGAGGGGTTCCAGATCTAAGCCCCGGGGGAATCCCGGGGAATTTCACAGCCCTGGGTATGACCCGGGAAAATTAACCGCCCGAGGTGCTGATCTCTGAAGCCCCTCCGGGGCAAAATACAAATTATATTTTGGAACTCCGAAGGGGTTCCAGACTAAGCCCCGGGGGAATCCCGGGGAATTTCACAGCCCCGGGTATGACCCGGGAAAATTAACCGCCCGAGGTGCTGATCTCTGAAGCTCCTCCGGGGCAAAATACAAATTATATTTTGGAACCCCGGAGGGGTTCCAGATCTAAGCCCCGGGAGAATCCCGGGGAATTTCACAGCCCCGGGGAATTTCACAGCCCCAGGTTTCACCCAGAGCTTGCAATCATTTCACCGGCTTCTTACCGGTCGTCAATTCCGTAGCCACATCCTGAGCATCGTAGACCTTGTTCAGGGCTTCGATCATGGCACGCGAATCGACCGACACCGCCCGAGCCACTTCTTCATCGAAAATGAAGTCCAGCACCAGCGATTGAATGTTGCCGTCGAAGATCAACCCGACGACTTCCCCCGCCTGATTGATCACCGGGCTGCCCGAGTTGCCGCCGATGATATCGGCCGTGCAGACAAAGTTGAACGGAGTCTTCAGATCGAGCTTATCCTTGCGTTCCACCCAGCGAGCGGGTAGATCAAACGGCTCCTTGTTCTTGTGCTCGGCCGACCACTTGTAAAGGCCGCCGATATCGGTGAAGGCGGGGATCTTCTTGCCGTCTTGGGTGTAACCCTTCACCGTGCCGAATGCCAATCGCAACGTGAATGTCGCGTCCGGATAGGTGCTGGCCCCATCCTTGGCATAACGGGCCTTGGCGATGGCCGCATAGGCCTGTCGCTTCGGTTCATCCACTTCCGTTTCGAAAACTTTGCGGACGGCTCGCGAACGGGCATCAACCAATTTCGCCAGTGCAATCATCGGATCGGTGCTGGCATCAATCGCGGCCTTACCCCCTTCGTAAATCTTCTTGCGAACGGCGGGGTCCTTCAACTTGCTGCCGCTGATCAGTTCGTAAGCGCGGTCGCGCGGCGACTTCCCGGCCAGAACCTTCTGCACCATCTCATCGTTGCCACCGAAAGTCGTGGCGTAGAACGTTAGCGAATCGGTGAGGGTCAGGATTTCGAAATCGTCGTAGATTTCTTCATCCGAGAACAGGCCCAGTTCGAGCGACTTGATGCTCGAATCTTCGTATTCGCGCAGGCGGGTACCGGCCGGTTTGGCTTTTTCCTCGGCCGCTCGCAACAAGGTGCGGGCGATGCCAAAAAGATGCGAAGAGAAAGCGCCGCCGCCTTCGTAGAAAGTATTTTCCTTCAGAATTTCCGCACGCTTCTTCTCGGCTTTGGCAATCGTTTCGAAAGCGGGACCAGCCGCTTTGACCATTGGGTCGCTGCTACCGGCGATGAACGATTTCAATTGCGCTTCCTGATCGACTTTGCGACCCAGTAGTTTCGGATCGAGCAGACCGCCGAGTCCGCCGATGCGGGCTTTCCGGCTGTTCTGCACGCCGAACAGGTCTTCGCGAGCCCGGCGAGCGTTCTCTTCGGTCCGCTGGCTCCAGGAGGTCATGGCCACTTCCATGCGATTGAGCCGTTGCAACCCGAACGGGTAGCCGGTGTCGCGCAGGTATTCCAGCTCGGCCACGGTGTTCTGGCGGTTGGTACGTCCCGGATGTCCAGACACGAAAACCAGTTCGCCTTCCTTGCTCCCGGCCGCGCTCCATTTCAGGTAATTCTGGCACTTGATCGGCTTGTCGTTCTCGTAGACGCGGAAGAAAGTCATGTCGAGATCGTAGCGGGGATATTCGAAATTATCGGGGTCGCCGCCGAAGAACGCGGCCTGCTGTTCGGGAGCAAAAACGATGCGAATATCGGTGTATTTTTTGTAGATGTACAGGTGATACTGACCGCCGGCATAAAGGGTCACCACGTCGGCGCGGATGTTCTTTTCTTTGTCGGAATTGGCCGCCTTGATCTGTTCGATCACGGCATTGCGCGCCTTGACGGCATCCAGCGGGCTCATGTCCTTGGTCACGGCCGCTTCAATTTTGGCGGTGACATCGGACATCGACTGGAGCACGTTCAGTTCCAGACCCTTGCACTTGATTTCGTCCGCCTGGGTCTTGGCGTAGAAGCCGTCCTTCAGATAATTGTGCTTCTCGTCGGAGACCTTCTGAAGATCGCCGGCGCCGACGTGGTGGTTGGTCATCACCAGGCCGTCTTCGGAGACGAAGGAGCCCGAACCGCCGGAATTGAAACGCACGGACGACTTCTGAACGTGTTCGTACCAGGCTTCGGGTTTATCGAAGCCGTACTTTTCCTTGAGCAGTTTCTTCGGCGGATTGGAGTAGAGCCACATCCCCTCATCGCCGTGAACTACCGCCCGTCTGCCGAGAACGCAGAGCACGAGCAGAAAAAAACCAAGGGTGAATTTCATGGTGAATAGATCTCCTATTGGAAGAGGTTAAGTCC
The genomic region above belongs to Telmatocola sphagniphila and contains:
- a CDS encoding S46 family peptidase; protein product: MKFTLGFFLLVLCVLGRRAVVHGDEGMWLYSNPPKKLLKEKYGFDKPEAWYEHVQKSSVRFNSGGSGSFVSEDGLVMTNHHVGAGDLQKVSDEKHNYLKDGFYAKTQADEIKCKGLELNVLQSMSDVTAKIEAAVTKDMSPLDAVKARNAVIEQIKAANSDKEKNIRADVVTLYAGGQYHLYIYKKYTDIRIVFAPEQQAAFFGGDPDNFEYPRYDLDMTFFRVYENDKPIKCQNYLKWSAAGSKEGELVFVSGHPGRTNRQNTVAELEYLRDTGYPFGLQRLNRMEVAMTSWSQRTEENARRAREDLFGVQNSRKARIGGLGGLLDPKLLGRKVDQEAQLKSFIAGSSDPMVKAAGPAFETIAKAEKKRAEILKENTFYEGGGAFSSHLFGIARTLLRAAEEKAKPAGTRLREYEDSSIKSLELGLFSDEEIYDDFEILTLTDSLTFYATTFGGNDEMVQKVLAGKSPRDRAYELISGSKLKDPAVRKKIYEGGKAAIDASTDPMIALAKLVDARSRAVRKVFETEVDEPKRQAYAAIAKARYAKDGASTYPDATFTLRLAFGTVKGYTQDGKKIPAFTDIGGLYKWSAEHKNKEPFDLPARWVERKDKLDLKTPFNFVCTADIIGGNSGSPVINQAGEVVGLIFDGNIQSLVLDFIFDEEVARAVSVDSRAMIEALNKVYDAQDVATELTTGKKPVK
- a CDS encoding M1 family aminopeptidase, producing MKLCCCSLIALLSLALPVLAAPPVAPEWLPKYHLEMQMDLEGHTVKVVQRSTIINHFQKPLDLVVFNVHSAFQPPQGTVERLYLAKMLEIMRVAASQGLYTRRAFDLQKVLVSSDGKNFAAVASHFRENNECALEVPLPKILNPGESVVVEMQYTFYLPQKQGRWGQWKGVTFLSNWCPVLAFYDDKDGWQPTPFIAWHQPWFNEAGVFDAVVNLPCDQVVACSGPIEKIEKENKVTATRHDVYIGPQILRDFAFICSNRFQEYAIVSEGVKVKCIAFPEHEHYAKVIAGISSRAIEQYKKWFGPFPYKELTLVESYFGWNGNECAGLIMVDERVFDMPKLAENYVEYLISHETCHQWWYNTIGTDGYRETFMDEAFATFFAHKLLDLKHGRNNALLVYPKELEWLPRIERENYRFSSFYSTLHRGELQPPLTEMQNYRHVGNLFSAAYDRGSKIIGIIEDQMGEQAFLEFMHVLYHKYYFRVLRARELQMELEKFTGRSWDEFFKRWLYNIGMTDWAVNSVQVQTLPKKLVNINDKANNPEAKQKEYQYKATVVLQQKAEYNEPTTLGVSFDGKEYAVRVPVGMVSQPAELQDPPATISPLPGNKLQVELYLTDEPKQITVDPDKILPDANPANNYWKSDPRIRLTPLYTFLDETPMTTDYHRWNITIGPWFYGPSYFDPWYNRSDIMGVRAGAYLTESFTGGVYAGYRTDQRDLAVGFDGVLKHWPDGCMETGFHAEKSLVNFDGQQTDIDRVSLYTRYIITPTSSLYTAPTQYIEGFTSWQKNDLPQPREYMPGLTRLIDQTNVGLHYHLDLLTPYWDPEMGARFDATYAAGLPILGESVTTQQVTAQLSGVVMPPEWTGWFSQTKLAWRAWGAYGGPDKYALFTLGGSELFRGFDQNERQGNAGWIGSLEWRVPILTESRLSIVDQTVGLRNLALAPFYDVGNMYSDGKSYGPPVHAVGVGLRMDVAWFSFIERTSLRIDIAKTLNAATPTQLWFGITHPF